One genomic segment of Mastomys coucha isolate ucsf_1 unplaced genomic scaffold, UCSF_Mcou_1 pScaffold22, whole genome shotgun sequence includes these proteins:
- the LOC116068029 gene encoding dipeptidase 3, which translates to MQPAGLEGPRALGLRPLGPWLSLLGVLLLVPSLWVTCTPTTPSPSSAPTTPGASSDMTTPHDTATSGVTRDPHLREQALALMRDFPLVDGHNDLPLLLRELFQNKLQDVNLHNFTRGQTNLKRLRDGLVGAQFWSAYIPCQTQDRDAVRLALEQIDLIRRMCSTYPELELVTSADGLNNTQKLACLIGVEGGHSLDTSLAVLRSFYELGVRYLTLTFTCSTPWAESATKFRHHFYTNVSGLTSFGEKVVEEMNRLGMMIDLSHASDTLVKQTLEVSRAPVIFSHSAARSVCDNLLNVPDDILQLLKKNGGIVMVTLSMGVLQCSLFANVSTVADHFDHIRTVIGSEFIGIGGSYDGSGRFPQGLEDVSTYPVLIEELLSRGWDEQELQGVLRGNLLRVFRQVEQVREESLEQSPVEVMFPERQQSSICHSHLLAQHQEDKHQDTHLKVTKLPNSQVLQRASKAPPCPLPGLLAAVTSLALILWLCCSGHRPV; encoded by the exons ATGCAGCCCGCGGGTCTTGAAGGTCCACGCGCGCTCGGCCTGCGGCCCCTggggccctggctgtccctgctgGGGGTGCTGCTTCTAGTTCCGTCTTTGTGGGTAACCTGCACCCCAACTACTCCGAGCCCCTCCAGTGCTCCCACCACACCAGGAGCCTCCAGTGACATGACCACTCCTCATGACACGGCCACGTCAGGCGTGACCCGTGACCCTCACCTTCGAGAGCAAGCACTGGCCCTGATGCGAGATTTCCCACTTGTGGATGG CCACAACGACCTACCTCTGCTCCTGAGAGAACTTTTCCAGAACAAGCTGCAGGATGTGAATCTGCACAATTTCACCCGTGGCCAGACCAACCTGAAGAGGCTCAGGGACGGCCTTGTGGGTGCCCAG TTCTGGTCAGCCTACATCCCATGCCAAACCCAGGATCGGGATGCTGTGCGCCTAGCCCTGGAGCAGATTGACCTCATTCGACGCATGTGTTCTACTTACCCTGAACTGGAGCTTGTAACCTCAGCTGATG GTCTGAATAACACTCAGAAGCTGGCCTGTCTCATTGGGGTAGAGGGTGGTCACTCACTGGACACCAGCCTCGCTGTGTTGCGCAGTTTCTACGAGCTAGGAGTGCGCTACCTGACTCTTACCTTCACCTGCAGCACACCCTG GGCAGAAAGTGCCACGAAATTCAGACACCATTTCTACACCAACGTCAGTGGGTTGACAAGCTTTGGTGAG AAAGTAGTGGAAGAAATGAATCGTCTGGGCATGATGATAGACTTGTCTCACGCCTCGGACACCTTAGTGAAGCAGACCCTGGAGGTGTCTCGGGCTCCTGTGATCTTCTCACACTCAGCGGCTAGATCGGTGTGTGACAATTTGCTGAATGTTCCTGATGACATACTGCAGCTTCTG AAGAAGAACGGTGGCATTGTGATGGTGACACTGTCCATGGGGGTGCTACAGTGCAGTCTGTTTGCTAATGTGTCCACTGTAGCAG ATCATTTTGACCACATCAGGACAGTCATTGGATCTGAGTTCATTGGGATTGGTGGAAGCTATGATGGGTCTGGAAG GTTCCCTCAGGGGCTGGAGGATGTGTCTACATACCCAGTGCTGATTGAGGAGTTGCTGAGTCGTGGCTGGGATGAACAAGAGCTTCAAGGTGTCCTTCGAGGAAACCTGCTTCGGGTCTTCAGACAAGTGGAGCAG GTGAGAGAGGAAAGCCTTGAGCAGAGCCCTGTGGAGGTCATGTTTCCAGAGAGGCAGCAGAGCAGCATTTGCCACTCCCACCTGCTGGCTCAGCATCAGGAAGACAAACACCAGGACACACACTTGAAGGTGACGAAGCTGCCAAATAGCCAGGTCCTCCAGAGGGCCTCAAAAGCCCCTCCATGCCCCTTACcaggcctcctggctgctgtcaCCTCACTAGCCCTCATCCTTTGGCTATGTTGCTCAGGCCACAGGCCAGTTTAG